The DNA window CCATGGCTCCGGCCGGCTGCGGACCACCGTCGAGCAGAAGATGATCGTGCTGGATGTGGCCGAGGCGCAGGTCGACTCGCTGGTCGCCGGGCTGGAGGCGCTGGACCTGCGGGTCAGCCCCTCCCCCTTCCGGCGCGGCACCATGGCCTGCACCGGGATCGAGTTCTGCAAGCTCGCCATCGTGGAGACCAAGGAGCGCGGCCGCTCGCTGATCGACGAACTGGAGCACCGGCTGCCGGAGTTCGACGAGCCGCTCACCATCAACATCAACGGCTGCCCCAACGCCTGCGCCCGCATCCAGACCGCCGACATCGGCCTCAAGGGCCAGCTGGTCACCGGCGAGAACGGCGAGCAGGTGGAAGGCTTCCAGGTGCACCTGGGCGGTGCGCTCGGCCTGGAGCCGTCCTTCGGCCGCAAGGTCCGCGGCCTCAAGGTCACCTCGGCGGAGCTGCCGGACTACGTCGAGCGGGTGCTGCGCCGCTTCCAGGCGGAGCGCACCGAGGGCGAGCGGTTCGCCCAGTGGGCCGCCCGCGCCCCCGAGGAGGCGCTCTCGTGAGCGAACGGGCCGCGCCCTTCTACTGCCCGTACTGCGGCGACGAGGACCTGCGGCCGTCGGAGACCGGCGGCCACGGGGCCTGGGAGTGCGCCTCCTGCTCCCGCGCCTTCACCCTGCGGTTCCTCGGCCTGCTGGCCGGGCCCCGGCCCGAGGGGAGTACCCGATGACAAGCACCACCGCCGACGCCGGCCACCGCCCCGCCGAGGAGCTGGAGTCGCTGGCGCTGCGCGCCGGCCGCGACCTGGAGGACGCCTCCCCGCAGGAGGTGCTGCGCTGGGCAGCGGAGACCTTCGGCCGCCGCTTCTGCGTCACCTCCTCCATGGAGGACGCCGTGGTGGCGCACCTGGCCTCCTCGGTCTTCCCCGGGGTGGACGTGGTCTTCCTGGACACCGGCTACCACTTCCCGGAGACCATCGGCACCCGGGACGCGGTGGCGGCGGTGATGCCGGTCAACGTCATCACCCTGACGCCGCGTCAGACGGTGGCCGAGCAGGACGCCGAGCACGGGCCGAAGCTGCACGACCGCGACCCCGACCTCTGCTGCGCGCTGCGCAAGGTCGAGCCGCTGCAACGCGGCCTGGCCGGCTACGACGCCTGGGCCACCGGGCTGCGCCGCGACGAGTCCCCGACCCGGGCGAACACCCCGGTCGTCGGCTGGGACCCCAAGCGCCGCAAGGTGAAGGTCGCCCCCATCGCCCGCTGGACCCAGGACGACGTGGACGCCTATGTCGCCGAGCACGGGGTGCTGCTCAACCCGCTGCTCTGGGACGGCTACGCCTCGGTCGGCTGCGCTCCCTGCACCCGCAGGGTCGCCGACGGCGAGGACGCCCGCGCCGGCCGCTGGGCGGGCACCGGCAAGACCGAGTGCGGCCTGCACACCTGACCACTGCCTGACCACTGCCTGACCACTGCTTGACCACGCCCGATCTGACCACGCCCCACCTGACCACCCCTCAACTGCACCACCGACCGGGAGCGGACCACGTGACCACCACAGCCGACGGGACGGCGAGCCGGCAGGACACCGCAGCCGCCGCGCAGCAGCGCGGCGCCACCGTGTGGCTGACCGGGCTGCCCAGCGCGGGCAAGACCACCATCGCCTATGCGCTGGCCGAGCGGCTGCGCGCCGAGGGCCGCCGGGTGGAGGTGCTGGACGGCGACGAGATCCGCACCTTCCTCTCGGCCGGCCTCGGCTTCACCCGCGAGGACCGGCACACCAATGTCACCCGGATCGGCTTTGTCGCCGAGCTGCTGGCCTCGCACGGGGTGACGGTGCTGGCCCCGGTGATCGCCCCGTATGCCGCCTCCCGCGAGGCGGTGCGCGCCCGGCACGGCGAGGCGGGCACCGCGTTCCTTGAGGTCCATGTGGCGACCCCGGTGGAGGTCTGCTCGGTCCGCGACGTCAAGGGCCTGTACGCCCGGCAGGCGGCCGGTGAGATCTCCGGCCTCACCGGCGTGGACGACCCGTACGAGGCGCCCGAGCGGCCCGACCTGAGGATCGAGGCGCACACCCAGCCGGTGGCCGAGTCGGCCGCCGCCCTGCACGCCCTGCTCACCGAAAGGGGACTGGCATGACGACGGCGGCTCGGCAGCCCGCGCTCGACGGCACCGACAACCCCTACACCCTCTCCCACCTGGATGCCCTGGAGGCGGAGGCGGTCCACATCTTCCGCGAGGTGGCGGGCGAGTTCGAGCGGCCGGTGCTGCTCTTCTCCGGCGGCAAGGACTCCATCCTGATGCTGCAACTGGCGCTGAAGGCGTTCTGGCCCGCGCCGGTGCCCTTCGCCCTGCTGCATGTGGACACCGGGCACAACTTCCCGGAGGTCATCGCCTACCGCGACCGGGTGGTCGCGGAGTACGGGCTCCAGCTGCATGTGGCCTCCGTGCAGGAGTACATCGACAGCGGGCGGCTGCGCGAGCGCCCCGACGGCACCCGCAACCCGCTCCAGACGGTGCCGCTCACCGAGGCGATCCAGCAGCACCGCTTCGACGCGGTCTTCGGCGGCGGTCGGCGCGACGAGGAGAAGGCCCGCGCCAAGGAGCGGGTCTTCTCGCTGCGTGACGAGTTCTCCCAGTGGGACCCGCGCCGCCAGCGCCCCGAGCTGTGGCAGCTCTACAACGGCCGGCACGCCCCTGGTGAGCATGTCCGGGTCTTCCCGCTCTCCAACTGGACCGAGCTGGACGTCTGGCAGTACATCGAGCGGGAGAAGGTCGAGCTGCCGGAGATCTACTTCGCCCACCACCGCGAGGTGTTCCAGCGGGCCGGGATGTGGCTGACCGCCGGCGAGTGGGGCGGCCCCAAGGAGGGCGAGCCGGTCGAGCGGCGGCTGGTGCGCTACCGCACCGTCGGCGACATGTCCTGCACCGGCGCGGTCGACTCGGACGCCGTCACGGTGGCCGATGTGATCGCCGAGGTGGCCGCCAGCCGGCTCACCGAGCGGGGCGCCACCCGGGCCGACGACAAGCTCTCCGAGGCCGCCATGGAGGACCGCAAGCGCGAGGGGTACTTCTAGAGATGTCGACCGACCTTCACAATGACTCACCGGCACCTGCGGAGAATCCTTTCGGCGAGGCCTCGGCCACCGCGCTGCTGCGCTTCGCCACCGCCGGCTCGGTCGACGACGGCAAGTCCACCCTGGTCGGCCGGCTGCTGCACGACTCCAAGTCGGTGCTGACCGACCAGTTGGAGGCCGTCGAGCACGCCTCCCGCCGCCGTGGCCAGGAGGCCCCGGACCTGGCGCTGCTCACCGACGGCCTGCGCGCCGAGCGCGAGCAGGGCATCACCATCGACGTGGCCTACCGCTACTTCGCCACCCCGCGCCGCCGCTTCATCCTGGCCGACACCCCCGGGCATGTGCAGTACACCCGCAACATGGTCACCGGCGCCTCCACCGCCGAGCTGGCCGTGGTGCTGGTCGACGCCCGCAACGGCGTGGTGGAGCAGACCCGCCGGCACGCCGCCGTCGCCGCGCTGCTGCGGGTGCCGCATGTGGTGCTGGCGGTCAACAAGATGGACCTGGTGGAGTACGCCGAGCCGGTCTTCGCCGCCATCGCCGAGGAGTTCAGCGCGTACGCCGCCTCGCTGGGCGTGCCGGAGGTCACCGCCGTCCCCATCTCGGCGCTGGCCGGCGACAACGTCGTGGAGCCCTCCGCCCATATGGACTGGTACGGCGGCCCGACCCTGCTGGAGCACCTGGAGACCGTCCCGGTCGGCTCCGACCCGTCCGCCGAACCGGCCCGCTTCCCGGTGCAGTATGTGATCCGGCCGCAGTCCGGCGAGTACCGCGACTACCGGGGCTACGCCGGCCGGCTGACCTCCGGGGTGCTGCGCACCGGCGACCCGGTGACCGTGCTGCCGTCCGGGCTGACCACCACCGTGGCCGGGATCGACGCGCTGGGCGAGGAGACCGACATCGCCTGGGCGCCGCAGTCCGTCACCGTGCGGCTGGCCGACGACATCGACGTCTCCCGGGGCGACCTGATCGCCGGCGGCGCCGCGCCCGAGCCGGTGAAGGACGTCGAGGCGACCGTCTGCCATCTGCACGACCGGCCGCTGCGGGTCGGCGACCGGGTGCTGCTCAAGCACACCACCCGCACCGTGCGGGCACTGGTCAAGGAGATCCCGTACCGGGTCGACATCGACACCCTGGAGCGGCGCGGCGCCCCCGAGGGGCTGGCGGTCAACGACATCGGCCGGGTGGTGCTGCGCACCGCCGAGCCGCTGGCGCTGGACGAGTACGCGGACCATCGCTACACCGGGGCGTTCCTGCTGATCGACCCGGCGGACGGCACCACCCTCACCGCCGGCATGGCGGGCGAGGCTTTCGGCACCGCGCTGCATGACGCGGTCACCCAGGACGAAGGGGAGGACTGGGTCTGATGCCCGGCGAGGCGTTCTCCGGCATGGACAAGGAAGGCGGCCGCATCGGCAGCGGCGTCCTCGGCAGCGGCCAGGGCGGCGTGGCGCGATGTGCGCGCGGGCAGGGCGTCTGAGCGCGAAGCCGCGCTGACGCCCTGTCACCGGGCCGTCCGCCGTCCACAGCGGCGGCGGCCCGGGCCCGCCCGGCGTACCACGCCGGACCCGACCTCCCTGACCGCTCCACTCCCGTGAGGACCTGCCATGCCTCCTGCCTTCGCCCATCCTGATGCCCCCGTGCGCCCCGGCCTCGGTCGGATCAGACGTGCCGCCGCCACCGCGGTCGCCGGGCTGACCGCCGTCGGTCTGCTCAGCGCCTGCGGCTACGGCTCCCAGAAGACCGAGGACGACTCCACCCCTGCCGCCGCGACCGCCGGCGCCTCCGGCAAGAAGCTCTCCGCCGACACCGTGCGGATCGGCTACTTCGCCAACCTCACCCATGGCACCGCCCTGGTGGGTCTGAAGGAGGGGTTCTTCGCCAAGGAGCTGGGCGGCACCCAGATCAAGACGCAGGTCTTCAACGCCGGGCCGTCCGAGATCGAGGCGCTGAACGCCGGCTCCATCGACATCGGCTGGATCGGCCCCTCCCCGTCCGTCAACGGCTACGCCAAGTCGAACGGGCAGAGCCTGCGGATCATCTCCGGCTCGGCGTCCGGCGGGGTCAAGCTGGTCGTCAACGGCGACAAGATCAAGAAGGTGGACGACCTCAAGGGGAAGAAGATCGCCACCCCGCAGCTGGGCAACACCCAGGATGTGGCGCTGCTCAACTACATCGCCCAGAAGGGCTGGAAGGTCGACGCGCAGACCGGCCGGGGCGATGTCTCGGTGATCCGGCTGGACAACAAGGAGACCCCGGCGGCCTTCCAGTCCGGCTCCATCGACGGCGCCTGGGTGCCGGAGCCGACCGCGTCCAAGCTGGTCGCCGAGGGCGGCAAGGTCCTCCTCGACGAGAAGGAGCTGTGGCCGGAGAAGAAGTTCGTGATCACCAATGTGATCGTGTCCCAGGCGTTCCTCA is part of the Peterkaempfera bronchialis genome and encodes:
- a CDS encoding phosphoadenylyl-sulfate reductase, with translation MTSTTADAGHRPAEELESLALRAGRDLEDASPQEVLRWAAETFGRRFCVTSSMEDAVVAHLASSVFPGVDVVFLDTGYHFPETIGTRDAVAAVMPVNVITLTPRQTVAEQDAEHGPKLHDRDPDLCCALRKVEPLQRGLAGYDAWATGLRRDESPTRANTPVVGWDPKRRKVKVAPIARWTQDDVDAYVAEHGVLLNPLLWDGYASVGCAPCTRRVADGEDARAGRWAGTGKTECGLHT
- the cysC gene encoding adenylyl-sulfate kinase, with the protein product MWLTGLPSAGKTTIAYALAERLRAEGRRVEVLDGDEIRTFLSAGLGFTREDRHTNVTRIGFVAELLASHGVTVLAPVIAPYAASREAVRARHGEAGTAFLEVHVATPVEVCSVRDVKGLYARQAAGEISGLTGVDDPYEAPERPDLRIEAHTQPVAESAAALHALLTERGLA
- the cysD gene encoding sulfate adenylyltransferase subunit CysD produces the protein MTTAARQPALDGTDNPYTLSHLDALEAEAVHIFREVAGEFERPVLLFSGGKDSILMLQLALKAFWPAPVPFALLHVDTGHNFPEVIAYRDRVVAEYGLQLHVASVQEYIDSGRLRERPDGTRNPLQTVPLTEAIQQHRFDAVFGGGRRDEEKARAKERVFSLRDEFSQWDPRRQRPELWQLYNGRHAPGEHVRVFPLSNWTELDVWQYIEREKVELPEIYFAHHREVFQRAGMWLTAGEWGGPKEGEPVERRLVRYRTVGDMSCTGAVDSDAVTVADVIAEVAASRLTERGATRADDKLSEAAMEDRKREGYF
- a CDS encoding sulfate adenylyltransferase subunit 1, producing the protein MSTDLHNDSPAPAENPFGEASATALLRFATAGSVDDGKSTLVGRLLHDSKSVLTDQLEAVEHASRRRGQEAPDLALLTDGLRAEREQGITIDVAYRYFATPRRRFILADTPGHVQYTRNMVTGASTAELAVVLVDARNGVVEQTRRHAAVAALLRVPHVVLAVNKMDLVEYAEPVFAAIAEEFSAYAASLGVPEVTAVPISALAGDNVVEPSAHMDWYGGPTLLEHLETVPVGSDPSAEPARFPVQYVIRPQSGEYRDYRGYAGRLTSGVLRTGDPVTVLPSGLTTTVAGIDALGEETDIAWAPQSVTVRLADDIDVSRGDLIAGGAAPEPVKDVEATVCHLHDRPLRVGDRVLLKHTTRTVRALVKEIPYRVDIDTLERRGAPEGLAVNDIGRVVLRTAEPLALDEYADHRYTGAFLLIDPADGTTLTAGMAGEAFGTALHDAVTQDEGEDWV
- a CDS encoding aliphatic sulfonate ABC transporter substrate-binding protein, coding for MPPAFAHPDAPVRPGLGRIRRAAATAVAGLTAVGLLSACGYGSQKTEDDSTPAAATAGASGKKLSADTVRIGYFANLTHGTALVGLKEGFFAKELGGTQIKTQVFNAGPSEIEALNAGSIDIGWIGPSPSVNGYAKSNGQSLRIISGSASGGVKLVVNGDKIKKVDDLKGKKIATPQLGNTQDVALLNYIAQKGWKVDAQTGRGDVSVIRLDNKETPAAFQSGSIDGAWVPEPTASKLVAEGGKVLLDEKELWPEKKFVITNVIVSQAFLKDHPDVVQAVLKGSVATNAWIAANSDKAKADANAELNRLSGKPLPDDVLDPAWASIDFTDDPVASSLQTSADHAVTAGLLDKVDLKGIYDLAPLNQLLKADGKPGYEDAGLGVG